Proteins found in one Pelobates fuscus isolate aPelFus1 chromosome 10, aPelFus1.pri, whole genome shotgun sequence genomic segment:
- the LOC134575153 gene encoding zinc finger protein 585A-like isoform X1: MKEENLEDGEEMLDPILEMIYQLNKQDQCEFEEVAIYFSEEEWAFLRDEDKSLYKDVMMENYQTLKTLGRINVTPPIVSVMERGEEPYVRGERRSKEKINNYINAGADGVLGKTADGHNFTLNSSDWVMEDLGFFALSYQRENMIKASVPRKSLRKSMRIKFEEAHSSDEHFQKSLMFTIKQEPEYPETHISNYTHGNVFACSECGKRFSYKSELLRHQKVHSGKKPFMCFDCGKGFASKSNLFVHRRIHTGYKPFKCSDCGKCFTQKSGYDAHKRIHTGEKPFVCADCGKRFSQKSSYIAHRRTHTGEKPFACFDCGKCFSSISGFVNHHRIHTGEKPYACTDCGKCFTQKSGYIAHQRIHTGEKPFVCPDCGKCFSQKASFITHQRIHTGEKPFVCPDCGKCFSSISGFLTHQRIHTGIKPFACGDCGKCFTQKSGYIAHRRIHTGEKPFACSDCGKRFTQKSVYIAHRRIHTGERPFECSDCGKRFTQKSVYIAHKRIHSGEKPFSCSECGKCFANPSYLNAHMRIHSGEKPFACADCGKCFTQKSIYITHQRIHTGEKPFACAECGKCFTQKASYVAHQRIHTGEKPFSCSQCGKCFSSVSGFITHQRTHTGEKPFVCSDCGKCFTQKSGFVAHYRIHTGEKPFSCGECGKCFSQKSSYIAHKRIHTGEKPFICSACGKCFSSISGFVNHQRIHSGVKPYECPDCGKCFTQKSGYITHQRIHTGEKPFECYDCGKCFTQKSVYVAHQRIHTGERPFACSECGKCFTQKSGYIAHRRIHTGEKPFSCAECGKCFANSSYLSAHQRIHTGEKPFACSECGKCFTQKSIYVAHQRVHTGEKPFGCSECGKCFTQKSSYVAHQRIHTGEKPFSCPDCGKCFSSISGFINHRRIHSGVKPYACADCGKCFTQKSGYVAHRRTHTGEKPFACSECGKCFSQKSGCVAHQKVHKGNKPFICLVCGKWFASISTLNLHQMIHIDEKPFVCSQCSQCFTSKSEFLAHQLIHTDVKPIVCSDCGKCFTKSSDFEAHQKDHRDKPFSCSECGQSFVNRPDLDLHLIIHVDEKPIICSDCGQCFTKTTDLDAHRNIHKEHKPFLCSECGKVFTNNSDLDVHKKTHTGVSPYACQECGKGFVLKSAFNKHLKTHKR, from the coding sequence ATGGCGTTTTGGGGAAAACTGCCGATGGACACAACTTTACCCTCAATTCATCAGACTGGGTAATGGAAGACCTTGGTTTCTTTGCTCTAAGTTATCAGAGAGAGAACATGATCAAGGCAAGTGTACCTAGAAAAAGTTTGAGAAAATCTATGAGAATAAAGTTTGAGGAAGCACATTCCAGTGATGAACATTTCCAGAAGTCCTTAATGTTTACAATAAAGCAGGAGCCAGAATATCCAGAAACTCACATTAGCAACTACACTCATGGAAACGTGTTTGCATGCTCCGAGTGTGGCAAAAGGTTCTCTTATAAATCAGAACTTCTTAGACATCAGAAAGTCCATTCGGGCAAAAAGCCGTTTATGTGTTTTGATTGTGGGAAAGGTTTTGCTAGTAAATCAAATCTTTTTGTACATCGCAGAATTCATACAGGCTATAAGCCATTCAaatgttctgattgcggtaagtGCTTTACACAGAAATCTGGTTATGATGCACATAAAAGAATtcatacaggagagaaaccatttgtTTGTGCGGACTGTGGAAAACGGTTTAGTCAAAAATCAAGCTACATTGCACATAGGAGGACTCACACAGGGGAAAAACCATTTGCATGTTTTGATTGTGGAAAATGTTTCAGTAGCATCTCTGGTTTTGTTAATCACCATAGAATTCACACGGGTGAAAAACCATATGCCTGTACTgattgtgggaaatgttttactcAAAAGTCTGGTTACATTGCACATCAGAGAATACACACTGGAGAGAAGCCATTTGTATGTCCTGATTGTGGAAAATGCTTTAGTCAGAAGGCAAGTTTTATTACACATCAAAGGATtcatacaggagagaaaccgtttgtGTGTCCTGACTGTGGCAAGTGTTTTAGTAGCATTTCTGGCTTTCTGACtcatcagagaattcacacaggcaTCAAGCCGTTTGCTTGTGGTgattgtggaaaatgttttacccAGAAGTCAGGTTATATTGCTCATCGGCGAATTCACACGGGTGAGAAACCATTTGCATGTTCTGATTGTGGGAAACGGtttactcagaagtctgtgtataTCGCGCATAGACGGATACACACAGGGGAAAGACCTTTTGAATGTTCTGACTGTGGAAAGCGCTTTACACAGAAGTCAGTATATATCGCACATAAGCGAATTCACAGTGGAGAAAAACctttttcatgttctgaatgtgggaaatgttttgccaaCCCCTCATATCTCAATGCTCATATGAGAATTCACTCAGGGGAGAAACCATTTGCATGTGCTGATTGCGGGAAATGCTTTACGCAGAAGTCAATTTATATCACACATCAAAGAATACACACGGGAGAGAAACCATTTGcctgtgctgaatgtggaaaatgttttacccAAAAAGCAAGTTATGTGGCCCATCAAcgaattcacacaggagaaaaacctttTTCTTGTTCTcagtgtgggaaatgttttagcagTGTTTCAGGGTTTATCACCCATCAGCGGACTCATACAGGTGAGAAACCATTTGTGTGTTCAGATTGTGGAAAATGTTTCACTCAGAAATCAGGTTTTGTTGCACACTAtagaattcacacaggagagaagccattTTCATGCGGTgagtgtgggaaatgttttagccaaAAATCAAGTTATATTGCACATAAGAGAATCCACACAGGTGAAAAACCATTTATTTGTTCAGCTTGTGGAAAGTGTTTTAGCAGTATTTCTGGTTTTGTTAACCATCAACGAATTCACTCGGGTGTGAAACCATATGAATGTCCTGATTGTGGTAAATGTTTTACTCAAAAGTCAGGTTACATTACCCATCAGAGAATACACACAGGGGAGAAACCTTTTGAATGTTATGATTGTGGCAAATGTTTTACCCAAAAATCTGTGTATGTTGCTCACCAGAGAATCCATACAGGAGAGCGTCCATTtgcgtgttctgaatgtgggaaatgttttactcAAAAATCTGGATATATCGCGCAtcgaaggattcacacaggagagaaaccattttcttgtgctgaatgtgggaaatgttttgccaaTTCCTCATATCTTAGTGCACATCAGAGAATTCACACTGGTGAAAAACCATTTGCatgctctgaatgtgggaaatgttttacacAGAAATCAATTTATGTTGCTCATCAGAGAGTCCACACAGGTGAGAAACCGTTTGGatgctctgaatgtgggaaatgttttactcAAAAGTCAAGTTATGTTGCCCATCAGAGaatccacacaggagagaaacctttttcTTGCCCTGATTGTGGAAAATGTTTCAGTAGCATTTCTGGTTTCATTAACCATCGGCGAATTCACTCAGGTGTGAAACCATATGCTTGTGCAGATTGTGGGAAGTGTTTTACCCAAAAATCAGGCTATGTTGCACATCGGCGAACTCACACAGGGGAAAAACCATttgcatgttctgaatgtggaaaatgttttagccaAAAATCAGGTTGTGTTGCGCATCAAAAAGTTCACAAAGGGAATAAACCATTTATCTGTTTGGTATGTGGAAAATGGTTTGCTAGTATCTCAACTCTTAACCTACATCAAATGATTCACATAGATGAGAAACCATTTGTTTGTTCTCAGTGTAGTCAATGTTTTACTTCTAAGTCAGAGTTTCTTGCACATCAGCTGATTCACACGGATGTAAAACCAATTGTATGTTCTGATTGTGGGAAATGCTTTACCAAAAGTTCAGATTTTGAGGCACATCAAAAAGATCACAGAGacaaaccattttcatgttctgaatgtggacaGTCATTTGTCAATCGGCCAGATCTTGATCTACATCTGATAATTCACGTAGACGAGAAACCTATTATATGCTCTGATTGTGGACAGTGTTTTACCAAAACAACAGATCTTGATGCACATCGAAACATTCACAAAGAACACAAGCCTTTTCTTTGTTCTGAATGTGGTAAAGTCTTTACTAATAATTCAGATCTTGATGTACATAAGAAGACTCACACTGGCGTGTCACCATATGCATGTCAAGAATGTGGGAAAGGTTTTGTCTTGAAATCTGCATTTAACAAGCACCTGAAAACTCACAAAAGATAG
- the LOC134575153 gene encoding zinc finger protein 585A-like isoform X2, with translation MIPPFAKFEREYPMGRINVTPPIVSVMERGEEPYVRGERRSKEKINNYINAGADGVLGKTADGHNFTLNSSDWVMEDLGFFALSYQRENMIKASVPRKSLRKSMRIKFEEAHSSDEHFQKSLMFTIKQEPEYPETHISNYTHGNVFACSECGKRFSYKSELLRHQKVHSGKKPFMCFDCGKGFASKSNLFVHRRIHTGYKPFKCSDCGKCFTQKSGYDAHKRIHTGEKPFVCADCGKRFSQKSSYIAHRRTHTGEKPFACFDCGKCFSSISGFVNHHRIHTGEKPYACTDCGKCFTQKSGYIAHQRIHTGEKPFVCPDCGKCFSQKASFITHQRIHTGEKPFVCPDCGKCFSSISGFLTHQRIHTGIKPFACGDCGKCFTQKSGYIAHRRIHTGEKPFACSDCGKRFTQKSVYIAHRRIHTGERPFECSDCGKRFTQKSVYIAHKRIHSGEKPFSCSECGKCFANPSYLNAHMRIHSGEKPFACADCGKCFTQKSIYITHQRIHTGEKPFACAECGKCFTQKASYVAHQRIHTGEKPFSCSQCGKCFSSVSGFITHQRTHTGEKPFVCSDCGKCFTQKSGFVAHYRIHTGEKPFSCGECGKCFSQKSSYIAHKRIHTGEKPFICSACGKCFSSISGFVNHQRIHSGVKPYECPDCGKCFTQKSGYITHQRIHTGEKPFECYDCGKCFTQKSVYVAHQRIHTGERPFACSECGKCFTQKSGYIAHRRIHTGEKPFSCAECGKCFANSSYLSAHQRIHTGEKPFACSECGKCFTQKSIYVAHQRVHTGEKPFGCSECGKCFTQKSSYVAHQRIHTGEKPFSCPDCGKCFSSISGFINHRRIHSGVKPYACADCGKCFTQKSGYVAHRRTHTGEKPFACSECGKCFSQKSGCVAHQKVHKGNKPFICLVCGKWFASISTLNLHQMIHIDEKPFVCSQCSQCFTSKSEFLAHQLIHTDVKPIVCSDCGKCFTKSSDFEAHQKDHRDKPFSCSECGQSFVNRPDLDLHLIIHVDEKPIICSDCGQCFTKTTDLDAHRNIHKEHKPFLCSECGKVFTNNSDLDVHKKTHTGVSPYACQECGKGFVLKSAFNKHLKTHKR, from the coding sequence ATGGCGTTTTGGGGAAAACTGCCGATGGACACAACTTTACCCTCAATTCATCAGACTGGGTAATGGAAGACCTTGGTTTCTTTGCTCTAAGTTATCAGAGAGAGAACATGATCAAGGCAAGTGTACCTAGAAAAAGTTTGAGAAAATCTATGAGAATAAAGTTTGAGGAAGCACATTCCAGTGATGAACATTTCCAGAAGTCCTTAATGTTTACAATAAAGCAGGAGCCAGAATATCCAGAAACTCACATTAGCAACTACACTCATGGAAACGTGTTTGCATGCTCCGAGTGTGGCAAAAGGTTCTCTTATAAATCAGAACTTCTTAGACATCAGAAAGTCCATTCGGGCAAAAAGCCGTTTATGTGTTTTGATTGTGGGAAAGGTTTTGCTAGTAAATCAAATCTTTTTGTACATCGCAGAATTCATACAGGCTATAAGCCATTCAaatgttctgattgcggtaagtGCTTTACACAGAAATCTGGTTATGATGCACATAAAAGAATtcatacaggagagaaaccatttgtTTGTGCGGACTGTGGAAAACGGTTTAGTCAAAAATCAAGCTACATTGCACATAGGAGGACTCACACAGGGGAAAAACCATTTGCATGTTTTGATTGTGGAAAATGTTTCAGTAGCATCTCTGGTTTTGTTAATCACCATAGAATTCACACGGGTGAAAAACCATATGCCTGTACTgattgtgggaaatgttttactcAAAAGTCTGGTTACATTGCACATCAGAGAATACACACTGGAGAGAAGCCATTTGTATGTCCTGATTGTGGAAAATGCTTTAGTCAGAAGGCAAGTTTTATTACACATCAAAGGATtcatacaggagagaaaccgtttgtGTGTCCTGACTGTGGCAAGTGTTTTAGTAGCATTTCTGGCTTTCTGACtcatcagagaattcacacaggcaTCAAGCCGTTTGCTTGTGGTgattgtggaaaatgttttacccAGAAGTCAGGTTATATTGCTCATCGGCGAATTCACACGGGTGAGAAACCATTTGCATGTTCTGATTGTGGGAAACGGtttactcagaagtctgtgtataTCGCGCATAGACGGATACACACAGGGGAAAGACCTTTTGAATGTTCTGACTGTGGAAAGCGCTTTACACAGAAGTCAGTATATATCGCACATAAGCGAATTCACAGTGGAGAAAAACctttttcatgttctgaatgtgggaaatgttttgccaaCCCCTCATATCTCAATGCTCATATGAGAATTCACTCAGGGGAGAAACCATTTGCATGTGCTGATTGCGGGAAATGCTTTACGCAGAAGTCAATTTATATCACACATCAAAGAATACACACGGGAGAGAAACCATTTGcctgtgctgaatgtggaaaatgttttacccAAAAAGCAAGTTATGTGGCCCATCAAcgaattcacacaggagaaaaacctttTTCTTGTTCTcagtgtgggaaatgttttagcagTGTTTCAGGGTTTATCACCCATCAGCGGACTCATACAGGTGAGAAACCATTTGTGTGTTCAGATTGTGGAAAATGTTTCACTCAGAAATCAGGTTTTGTTGCACACTAtagaattcacacaggagagaagccattTTCATGCGGTgagtgtgggaaatgttttagccaaAAATCAAGTTATATTGCACATAAGAGAATCCACACAGGTGAAAAACCATTTATTTGTTCAGCTTGTGGAAAGTGTTTTAGCAGTATTTCTGGTTTTGTTAACCATCAACGAATTCACTCGGGTGTGAAACCATATGAATGTCCTGATTGTGGTAAATGTTTTACTCAAAAGTCAGGTTACATTACCCATCAGAGAATACACACAGGGGAGAAACCTTTTGAATGTTATGATTGTGGCAAATGTTTTACCCAAAAATCTGTGTATGTTGCTCACCAGAGAATCCATACAGGAGAGCGTCCATTtgcgtgttctgaatgtgggaaatgttttactcAAAAATCTGGATATATCGCGCAtcgaaggattcacacaggagagaaaccattttcttgtgctgaatgtgggaaatgttttgccaaTTCCTCATATCTTAGTGCACATCAGAGAATTCACACTGGTGAAAAACCATTTGCatgctctgaatgtgggaaatgttttacacAGAAATCAATTTATGTTGCTCATCAGAGAGTCCACACAGGTGAGAAACCGTTTGGatgctctgaatgtgggaaatgttttactcAAAAGTCAAGTTATGTTGCCCATCAGAGaatccacacaggagagaaacctttttcTTGCCCTGATTGTGGAAAATGTTTCAGTAGCATTTCTGGTTTCATTAACCATCGGCGAATTCACTCAGGTGTGAAACCATATGCTTGTGCAGATTGTGGGAAGTGTTTTACCCAAAAATCAGGCTATGTTGCACATCGGCGAACTCACACAGGGGAAAAACCATttgcatgttctgaatgtggaaaatgttttagccaAAAATCAGGTTGTGTTGCGCATCAAAAAGTTCACAAAGGGAATAAACCATTTATCTGTTTGGTATGTGGAAAATGGTTTGCTAGTATCTCAACTCTTAACCTACATCAAATGATTCACATAGATGAGAAACCATTTGTTTGTTCTCAGTGTAGTCAATGTTTTACTTCTAAGTCAGAGTTTCTTGCACATCAGCTGATTCACACGGATGTAAAACCAATTGTATGTTCTGATTGTGGGAAATGCTTTACCAAAAGTTCAGATTTTGAGGCACATCAAAAAGATCACAGAGacaaaccattttcatgttctgaatgtggacaGTCATTTGTCAATCGGCCAGATCTTGATCTACATCTGATAATTCACGTAGACGAGAAACCTATTATATGCTCTGATTGTGGACAGTGTTTTACCAAAACAACAGATCTTGATGCACATCGAAACATTCACAAAGAACACAAGCCTTTTCTTTGTTCTGAATGTGGTAAAGTCTTTACTAATAATTCAGATCTTGATGTACATAAGAAGACTCACACTGGCGTGTCACCATATGCATGTCAAGAATGTGGGAAAGGTTTTGTCTTGAAATCTGCATTTAACAAGCACCTGAAAACTCACAAAAGATAG
- the LOC134575153 gene encoding zinc finger protein 585A-like isoform X3, translating into MERGEEPYVRGERRSKEKINNYINAGADGVLGKTADGHNFTLNSSDWVMEDLGFFALSYQRENMIKASVPRKSLRKSMRIKFEEAHSSDEHFQKSLMFTIKQEPEYPETHISNYTHGNVFACSECGKRFSYKSELLRHQKVHSGKKPFMCFDCGKGFASKSNLFVHRRIHTGYKPFKCSDCGKCFTQKSGYDAHKRIHTGEKPFVCADCGKRFSQKSSYIAHRRTHTGEKPFACFDCGKCFSSISGFVNHHRIHTGEKPYACTDCGKCFTQKSGYIAHQRIHTGEKPFVCPDCGKCFSQKASFITHQRIHTGEKPFVCPDCGKCFSSISGFLTHQRIHTGIKPFACGDCGKCFTQKSGYIAHRRIHTGEKPFACSDCGKRFTQKSVYIAHRRIHTGERPFECSDCGKRFTQKSVYIAHKRIHSGEKPFSCSECGKCFANPSYLNAHMRIHSGEKPFACADCGKCFTQKSIYITHQRIHTGEKPFACAECGKCFTQKASYVAHQRIHTGEKPFSCSQCGKCFSSVSGFITHQRTHTGEKPFVCSDCGKCFTQKSGFVAHYRIHTGEKPFSCGECGKCFSQKSSYIAHKRIHTGEKPFICSACGKCFSSISGFVNHQRIHSGVKPYECPDCGKCFTQKSGYITHQRIHTGEKPFECYDCGKCFTQKSVYVAHQRIHTGERPFACSECGKCFTQKSGYIAHRRIHTGEKPFSCAECGKCFANSSYLSAHQRIHTGEKPFACSECGKCFTQKSIYVAHQRVHTGEKPFGCSECGKCFTQKSSYVAHQRIHTGEKPFSCPDCGKCFSSISGFINHRRIHSGVKPYACADCGKCFTQKSGYVAHRRTHTGEKPFACSECGKCFSQKSGCVAHQKVHKGNKPFICLVCGKWFASISTLNLHQMIHIDEKPFVCSQCSQCFTSKSEFLAHQLIHTDVKPIVCSDCGKCFTKSSDFEAHQKDHRDKPFSCSECGQSFVNRPDLDLHLIIHVDEKPIICSDCGQCFTKTTDLDAHRNIHKEHKPFLCSECGKVFTNNSDLDVHKKTHTGVSPYACQECGKGFVLKSAFNKHLKTHKR; encoded by the coding sequence ATGGCGTTTTGGGGAAAACTGCCGATGGACACAACTTTACCCTCAATTCATCAGACTGGGTAATGGAAGACCTTGGTTTCTTTGCTCTAAGTTATCAGAGAGAGAACATGATCAAGGCAAGTGTACCTAGAAAAAGTTTGAGAAAATCTATGAGAATAAAGTTTGAGGAAGCACATTCCAGTGATGAACATTTCCAGAAGTCCTTAATGTTTACAATAAAGCAGGAGCCAGAATATCCAGAAACTCACATTAGCAACTACACTCATGGAAACGTGTTTGCATGCTCCGAGTGTGGCAAAAGGTTCTCTTATAAATCAGAACTTCTTAGACATCAGAAAGTCCATTCGGGCAAAAAGCCGTTTATGTGTTTTGATTGTGGGAAAGGTTTTGCTAGTAAATCAAATCTTTTTGTACATCGCAGAATTCATACAGGCTATAAGCCATTCAaatgttctgattgcggtaagtGCTTTACACAGAAATCTGGTTATGATGCACATAAAAGAATtcatacaggagagaaaccatttgtTTGTGCGGACTGTGGAAAACGGTTTAGTCAAAAATCAAGCTACATTGCACATAGGAGGACTCACACAGGGGAAAAACCATTTGCATGTTTTGATTGTGGAAAATGTTTCAGTAGCATCTCTGGTTTTGTTAATCACCATAGAATTCACACGGGTGAAAAACCATATGCCTGTACTgattgtgggaaatgttttactcAAAAGTCTGGTTACATTGCACATCAGAGAATACACACTGGAGAGAAGCCATTTGTATGTCCTGATTGTGGAAAATGCTTTAGTCAGAAGGCAAGTTTTATTACACATCAAAGGATtcatacaggagagaaaccgtttgtGTGTCCTGACTGTGGCAAGTGTTTTAGTAGCATTTCTGGCTTTCTGACtcatcagagaattcacacaggcaTCAAGCCGTTTGCTTGTGGTgattgtggaaaatgttttacccAGAAGTCAGGTTATATTGCTCATCGGCGAATTCACACGGGTGAGAAACCATTTGCATGTTCTGATTGTGGGAAACGGtttactcagaagtctgtgtataTCGCGCATAGACGGATACACACAGGGGAAAGACCTTTTGAATGTTCTGACTGTGGAAAGCGCTTTACACAGAAGTCAGTATATATCGCACATAAGCGAATTCACAGTGGAGAAAAACctttttcatgttctgaatgtgggaaatgttttgccaaCCCCTCATATCTCAATGCTCATATGAGAATTCACTCAGGGGAGAAACCATTTGCATGTGCTGATTGCGGGAAATGCTTTACGCAGAAGTCAATTTATATCACACATCAAAGAATACACACGGGAGAGAAACCATTTGcctgtgctgaatgtggaaaatgttttacccAAAAAGCAAGTTATGTGGCCCATCAAcgaattcacacaggagaaaaacctttTTCTTGTTCTcagtgtgggaaatgttttagcagTGTTTCAGGGTTTATCACCCATCAGCGGACTCATACAGGTGAGAAACCATTTGTGTGTTCAGATTGTGGAAAATGTTTCACTCAGAAATCAGGTTTTGTTGCACACTAtagaattcacacaggagagaagccattTTCATGCGGTgagtgtgggaaatgttttagccaaAAATCAAGTTATATTGCACATAAGAGAATCCACACAGGTGAAAAACCATTTATTTGTTCAGCTTGTGGAAAGTGTTTTAGCAGTATTTCTGGTTTTGTTAACCATCAACGAATTCACTCGGGTGTGAAACCATATGAATGTCCTGATTGTGGTAAATGTTTTACTCAAAAGTCAGGTTACATTACCCATCAGAGAATACACACAGGGGAGAAACCTTTTGAATGTTATGATTGTGGCAAATGTTTTACCCAAAAATCTGTGTATGTTGCTCACCAGAGAATCCATACAGGAGAGCGTCCATTtgcgtgttctgaatgtgggaaatgttttactcAAAAATCTGGATATATCGCGCAtcgaaggattcacacaggagagaaaccattttcttgtgctgaatgtgggaaatgttttgccaaTTCCTCATATCTTAGTGCACATCAGAGAATTCACACTGGTGAAAAACCATTTGCatgctctgaatgtgggaaatgttttacacAGAAATCAATTTATGTTGCTCATCAGAGAGTCCACACAGGTGAGAAACCGTTTGGatgctctgaatgtgggaaatgttttactcAAAAGTCAAGTTATGTTGCCCATCAGAGaatccacacaggagagaaacctttttcTTGCCCTGATTGTGGAAAATGTTTCAGTAGCATTTCTGGTTTCATTAACCATCGGCGAATTCACTCAGGTGTGAAACCATATGCTTGTGCAGATTGTGGGAAGTGTTTTACCCAAAAATCAGGCTATGTTGCACATCGGCGAACTCACACAGGGGAAAAACCATttgcatgttctgaatgtggaaaatgttttagccaAAAATCAGGTTGTGTTGCGCATCAAAAAGTTCACAAAGGGAATAAACCATTTATCTGTTTGGTATGTGGAAAATGGTTTGCTAGTATCTCAACTCTTAACCTACATCAAATGATTCACATAGATGAGAAACCATTTGTTTGTTCTCAGTGTAGTCAATGTTTTACTTCTAAGTCAGAGTTTCTTGCACATCAGCTGATTCACACGGATGTAAAACCAATTGTATGTTCTGATTGTGGGAAATGCTTTACCAAAAGTTCAGATTTTGAGGCACATCAAAAAGATCACAGAGacaaaccattttcatgttctgaatgtggacaGTCATTTGTCAATCGGCCAGATCTTGATCTACATCTGATAATTCACGTAGACGAGAAACCTATTATATGCTCTGATTGTGGACAGTGTTTTACCAAAACAACAGATCTTGATGCACATCGAAACATTCACAAAGAACACAAGCCTTTTCTTTGTTCTGAATGTGGTAAAGTCTTTACTAATAATTCAGATCTTGATGTACATAAGAAGACTCACACTGGCGTGTCACCATATGCATGTCAAGAATGTGGGAAAGGTTTTGTCTTGAAATCTGCATTTAACAAGCACCTGAAAACTCACAAAAGATAG